The following coding sequences are from one Ammoniphilus sp. CFH 90114 window:
- a CDS encoding ATP-binding protein produces MELRDEVLMLIDSKREDDYWDFKVSYHTNSADFLHDIICMANNRIDRDAYIIFGVVDRTYEVVGVSNDENRKTQQHMIDFLKDKKFVSGIRPKVELRNLMIAGQEVDVLVIKNSTDTPYYLTEDYDFQGRRVRANYIYTRVGDTNTDINKSADINNVEYLWKKRFLLTRSPFEQVMKRLANKSEWKRNEDTYHNVYNPEFTITISDNDGEARTRSEFYAYTLTDSSTTYRNLSIKYFGTQLYSVLVAFLDGGRYCTPTPEWGFLFFGEHGVNPDYALKYFTKDSPSYKLNKFLYDDNNQEASFARRRFFEVVLLFENDFEKDAFLAYVEHYKNVFIDKFNSLDREFSWIEADNQRHQEHIVSRLKTGEVLNQMLSDFRSIH; encoded by the coding sequence TTGGAACTCAGGGACGAAGTATTGATGCTAATCGATTCTAAACGTGAAGATGATTATTGGGACTTCAAAGTGAGTTATCATACCAATTCGGCTGATTTTTTACACGACATTATTTGTATGGCGAACAATCGTATAGATAGGGATGCCTACATTATATTTGGAGTTGTAGACAGGACTTACGAAGTTGTCGGGGTTAGCAATGATGAAAATCGAAAGACTCAGCAACATATGATTGATTTTTTAAAGGATAAGAAGTTTGTGTCAGGTATCCGCCCCAAAGTAGAGTTGCGCAACTTAATGATTGCTGGTCAGGAGGTTGACGTGTTGGTCATTAAGAACAGCACTGACACTCCGTATTATCTAACCGAAGACTATGACTTTCAAGGTAGAAGGGTTCGTGCCAATTACATCTATACTCGGGTAGGCGATACAAATACCGATATCAATAAGAGTGCCGACATTAACAACGTAGAGTATCTGTGGAAGAAGCGGTTCTTATTAACCCGATCACCCTTTGAACAGGTTATGAAACGTCTTGCAAACAAGAGTGAATGGAAGCGTAATGAGGATACATATCACAATGTCTATAATCCTGAGTTCACCATCACAATAAGTGATAATGATGGCGAGGCAAGAACTAGATCTGAGTTCTATGCGTACACATTGACGGATTCGTCGACTACATATCGAAATCTCAGTATCAAATATTTTGGAACGCAGCTATATAGTGTTCTAGTTGCTTTTCTTGATGGGGGGCGATATTGCACTCCTACTCCAGAATGGGGGTTCCTCTTCTTTGGAGAGCATGGGGTGAATCCCGATTATGCACTAAAGTATTTTACGAAGGATAGCCCATCTTATAAACTAAACAAGTTCCTATATGACGATAATAACCAGGAAGCATCGTTCGCCCGAAGACGTTTCTTTGAAGTCGTTCTGTTATTTGAAAACGATTTTGAGAAGGATGCTTTCCTTGCATATGTTGAACATTATAAGAATGTATTCATAGACAAATTCAACAGTCTTGATAGAGAATTTTCATGGATAGAGGCAGATAATCAGAGACATCAAGAACATATCGTATCTCGCTTGAAGACAGGCGAAGTATTGAATCAAATGCTTTCTGATTTCCGATCCATCCATTGA